A region from the Malus domestica chromosome 07, GDT2T_hap1 genome encodes:
- the LOC103401893 gene encoding ATG8-interacting protein 1-like, translating to MADNDEGEESIVRGKMADNEEGEESTARGNEWEVVQLTASTYAAAPCPGGIELSNEEKSGIYGEHAETSRALFMSGHFAFPTSQHENLPLKSDRSEHVDKDVLAEIGVEEEGRSSGKEEETLTLKGLNAPDEFAGKQSVTDKDNMQLIGDTEFEEGLTSADKDQTIMDAAIYHFDGETDLSSLADYGESPAVPGLNEPSEQGLGFSEDTPQSPRSLKDDEFGVSRLPCGAWWKRRAASLYSHAKEANAVWSIFVAAAVMGLVLLGQRWQNERWLALQQKWLLSVNDQKTGRMIGPISRLKDVIVSSHRRGSFIRSSSSSEV from the exons ATGGCAGATAATGACGAGGGAGAGGAAAGTATTGTTCGTGGTAAGATGGCAGATAATGAGGAGGGGGAGGAAAGTACTGCTCGTGGGAATGAATGGGAAGTTGTACAACTTACAGCGTCAACGTATGCTGCTGCTCCTTGTCCAGGAGGAATTGAGTTGAGCAATGAGGAGAAGAGTGGTATCTATGGTGAGCATGCGGAAACTTCTCGTGCTCTTTTCATGTCTGGTCACTTTGCTTTTCCAACCAGTCAGCATGAGAATTTGCCTTTGAAGTCTGATAGAAGCGAACATGTGGACAAGGATGTCTTAGCTGAGATAGGTGTTGAAGAAGAAGGTAGGTCCAGTGGAAAGGAGGAAGAAACTTTGACTTTGAAAGGGTTGAATGCTCCAGATGAGTTTGCGGGGAAACAGTCTGTGACTGATAAGGATAACATGCAGTTGATCGGTGATACAGAGTTTGAAGAAGGGTTAACTTCGGCTGACAAAGACCAGACTATAATGGATGCTGCTATATATCATTTTGACGGTGAAACAGATCTGAGCAGCTTAGCTGATTATGGTGAGAGCCCCGCTGTTCCTGGACTTAATGAACCTTCAGAGCAAGGTTTAGGTTTCTCCGAGGATACCCCGCAATCCCCAAGGTCTCTTAAAGATGATGAATTTGGTGTTTCTCGCCTGCCCTGTGGAGCTTGGTGGAAAAGAAGAGCTGCTTCCTTGTATTCTCATGCAAAAGAAGCTAATGCAGTTTGGTCTATTTTCGTAGCAGCGGCTGTGATGGGGCTTGTGTTACTTGGGCAGCGGTGGCAAAATGAAAGGTGGCTGGCTCTACAACAGAAGTGGCTGTTGAGCGTCAATGATCAG AAAACAGGAAGGATGATTGGTCCCATATCTCGTCTTAAAGACGTTATAGTGAGCAGCCACCGCCGAGGATCCTTTATCAGGAGCAGCTCCTCAAGTGAGGTGTAA